In one window of Mytilus trossulus isolate FHL-02 chromosome 7, PNRI_Mtr1.1.1.hap1, whole genome shotgun sequence DNA:
- the LOC134726070 gene encoding uncharacterized protein LOC134726070, whose protein sequence is MKEKYGMLKNIGFNTEKHEALKLNEINFSQIEINLFTNGVLLELDQLRRQHGASLRYLLKWSFQLLSIKDDLCDNNIRKLNFGLRKLYKVKLNLSKTRNGTYHNRKNEFLHKVYCNYPNEIIVDSNESTENSTVNKETLTKLENAFNKVTIQSKVTKTENTKLKIENINREKIIQNLEKKLKMSTNAKQNNHESTKKRDAKKNIHVLKTNIKSLEKRLLLEKMHIKTVKTICRMEKKRLNGKIKYWEGIANKTRHEKLTAISTQEIQIQELRIKIKVNEDEIKRYSKIVNEQAEQIDYLTDLNDRTIDLTTQSKNGQYTYNSQTDQCVMDLLDCGLSFEKVGPAIKNVLSMCGLRSKDDRYPKKDYVSNCNMRRLAISQVQTAEICTAAANQTLYTDETRKFGETFSSFITTDENKTPFLLGLKQMSNKAAQTQLDTLKSILNDIETRINCLVDQNLQTSKSFNILKNIKYTMSDRAATEIGRFYNKKELLFFFFNQLLKDYRDKLLKEHVEQYDDLPDVEKDILSRMYNFFCGLHLTVNIADVINKVFMQTKNIEDFDSDFSHEKAGEADILRALRCVCKAFAVGGDEKCGTSLEFKTYLNRNDIKTVDIKPFHGNRFNIVFHNGGTAFHLRDYIHKFLTEVKSEGHVSKLNGLLRAVLKSIKVPEIITGFRALGICNKFITTPLLKVLENKSTHIFDMNQRYQTLVTYLENVSVDLERTQELLTGEYVPFPDIAIKKDDVWASLVHSENDAPCAALLVEMCSSVCKALKDKVADHLEDGQFSGNHETDREQFSSVLPHNKLPERVFGQLDWLLRHRPNASKIANEAHIMYSMNRTANWLQQKDDKKVEELISWSKKNLKSMKETEKLRIQELDSKLKQISIDKENRTKALAAKSKERKESLTQEIVKLGFWDKKGVVNAKLKKLKTQTAKRNALKYQINFRNYVLEQKADIKYFRVTKYQRQTVTINQLKTNLLTLISMTTNNCESRENRSEE, encoded by the exons atgaaagaaaaatatgggATGCTTAAGAACATTGGATTTAATACTGAAAAACATGAAGCATTAAAactgaatgaaataaattttagcCAAATTGaaatcaacttatttacaaATGGCGTTTTGTTAGAACTAGATCAGTTACGCAGACAGCATGGAGCGTCACTTCGCTATCTTCTTAAATGGTCATTTCAGCTTCTGTCAATTAAAGACGACCTTTGTGATAACAATATTCGAAAGCTTAACTTTGGTTTGCGCAAACTTTacaaagtaaaattgaaccTGTCCAAAACAAGAAACGGGACTTACCACAACAGAAAAAATGAGTTCCTCCATAAAGTTTACTGTAACTATccaaatgaaataattgttgACAGCAACGAATCAACCGAAAATAGTACTGTAAATAAGGAAACTCTTACGAAATTAGAAAATGCTTTCAATAAAGTAACAATACAGAGCAAAGTTACAAAAACAGagaatacaaaattaaagatagaaaatatcaaccgagaaaaaataatacaaaacctagagaaaaaattgaaaatgtctaccaatgcaaaacaaaataaccatGAATCTACTAAGAAAAGAGATGCAAAAAAGAATATACACGtccttaaaacaaatattaaatccTTAGAAAAAAGGTTGCTgcttgaaaaaatgcatattaaaacagttaaaacCATATGCAGAATGGAGAAGAAAAGGCTGAAtggaaaaataaagtattgGGAAGGTATTGCCAATAAAACCCGTCACGAAAAGCTAACAGCAATCAGCACTCAAGAAATACAGATACAAGAacttagaataaaaataaaagtaaatgaagacgaaattaaaagatattcaaaAATAGTAAATGAGCAAGCCGAGCAGATTGATTATCTTACAGATTTAAATGACCGTACAATTGATCTTACTACACAATCAAAAAATGGTCAATACACTTATAACAGTCAAACAGATCAGTGTGTAATGGACCTTCTTGACTGTGGACTTTCATTTGAGAAAGTTGGACCagcaattaaaaatgttttaagtatGTGCGGATTAAGATCAAAAGACGACCGATATCCTAAAAAGGATTATGTTTCTAATTGTAATATGAGGCGTTTAGCAATATCTCAAGTACAGACTGCAGAAATTTGTACAGCAGCTGCTAATCAGACATTGTACACCGACGAAACTCGAAAGTTTGGAGAaacattttcttctttcatTACAACGGATGAGAATAAGACTCCTTTTCTACTCGGTCTTAAGCAGATGTCCAACAAAGCTGCCCAGACACAATTAGATACTTTGAAAAGTATTCTTAATGACATAGAAACCAGGATTAATTGTCTAGTCGATCAGAACTTACAAACATCCAAATCATTTAATATactaaaaaacattaaatatacaaTGTCTGATAGAGCTGCTACAGAGATAGGcagattttacaataagaaggaattattgttttttt TTTTTAACCAGCTTTTAAAGGACTACCGAGATAAACTTTTGAAGGAACATGTGGAACAGTACGATGATTTGCCTGATgttgaaaaagatattctaTCGCGTATGTACAACTTTTTCTGTGGTCTACATCTAACAGTTAATATTGCagatgttataaataaagtgttcatgcaaacaaaaaatatcgaAGATTTTGATAGCGATTTCAGTCATGAAAAAGCAGGTGAGGCCGATATTCTTAGAGCTTTAAGATGCGTTTGCAAGGCTTTCGCAGTTGGTGGTGATGAAAAATGCGGCACATCTCTTGAATTCAAAACTTATCTGAATCGTAATGACATTAAAACTGTAGATATCAAACCATTTCACGGAAACCGTTTTAATATAGTTTTTCATAATGGTGGAACAGCTTTTCATTTACGAGAttacattcataaatttttaacaGAAGTCAAGTCTGAAGGACATGTATCTAAGTTAAATGGTTTGTTAAGAGCTGTTCTGAAATCCATCAAAGTCCCAGAAATAATTACAGGATTTCGTGCACTTGGTATATGCAACAAATTTATAACTACTCCTCTATTGAAAGTTCTAGAGAACAAATCTACCCATATCTTTGATATGAACCAACGATACCAAACTTTGGTCACTTATCTTGAAAACGTATCTGTTGACCTTGAACGTACACAGGAACTATTGACAGGAGAGTATGTACCTTTCCCAGACATCGCcataaaaaaagatgatgtttGGGCTTCTTTGGTGCATAGCGAAAATGATGCGCCCTGCGCAGCTCTTCTTGTTGAAATGTGCTCATCTGTTTGTAAGGCTTTGAAAGATAAGGTTGCTGACCATTTAGAAGATGGGCAATTTTCTGGAAACCACGAAACTGACCGTGAGcaattttcatcagttttaccCCACAATAAATTGCCAGAGAGGGTGTTTGGGCAGTTAGACTGGTTACTGAGACACAGACCTAACGCAAGTAAGATAGCAAATGAGGCACATATTATGTACAGCATGAATCGGACAGCCAACTGGTTGCAACAAAAAGACGACAAAAAAGTCGAGGAACTCATTTCatggtccaaaaaaaatttgaaaagtatgAAAGAAACTGAAAAACTAAGAATACAGGAACTcgattcaaaattaaaacaaatcagcATCGATAAGGAAAACAGAACCAAAGCTTTGgcagcaaaatcaaaagaaagaaaagagtCTTTGACACAGGAAATAGTGAAACTTGGCTTTTGGGATAAAAAGGGTGTTGTAAATGCTAAGTTAAAGAAATTAAAGACACAAACAGCTAAACGTAATGCgttgaaatatcaaatcaatttcaGGAACTATGTTTTGGAACAAAAAGcagacataaaatatttccgAGTCACCAAATACCAAAGACAAACTGTCACAATTAATCAGTTGAAAACCAACTTATTGACTCTGATTTCCATGACAACGAACAACTGTGAAAGTAgag agaACAGAAGTGAGGAATAA
- the LOC134726071 gene encoding uncharacterized protein LOC134726071: MSGEIPLRRKNGQFGGKVFNNSRQNLTKSVVVVNEMSCPNETLLPSQENDSNSTLAWRDGRRVVELGLLADQLKACKNCYSPLYLHNCSKEQRYGLGSILYIPCGSCPYTNLINTGKRHRSETSKKGMLIWDVNTKCSLAYLDAGMGPHQTVNFLAGINIPPIAVKNLKIREREIGKTIEKCAEMSCQKALQEEIDLSRDEDDNLNGPSITVSFDGAWQKRGSGRSYSSLTGHATMIGEKTGKCVSQGTKSADCRKCMYVDEKGDGQHDCRKNHSGSAKSMEPNLAVEMVQDLQCKGCTVSCIIMDDDTTTLARLKQNINSDIVKRSDKNHQRKNIVSDLYRLHEKHKGKLSTSTISYLTKDLDYAIAQNQNHAEQLSQNIYAIIPHSFGDHSHCDLSWCNYHKDPENYKHKSLPYGKDLNGEEMFADLSKLFDSYAKNSHKLANCGSSQGNESLNQIIALKAPKAKHFGSSQSLPFRVCVGVIQKNEGRSYIPQVYEAHNLSPGKFTVMHTAKIDKKRKHDKVNASTREAKRKRLVKKGKFNINLKAKEIREGITYATSISAPGNSIEKADDISPIPDPEPEVTEDPVSLKDETFVYFDLETTGFGTDCDIIQLAAAYANQNYNRYMVPSQRISPSASKVTGFSKSGLILYKNGEIMQTDEETEIFKQFISWLPKKCILIGHNSKIFDSRILTKALQNNNVMKDFELKCVGFIDTLSLTKELLPDRKTSKQSYNQESLVKDIVGISYDAHNAIGDVQSLQQLINTLKVSPRMLEKHSFSVRYTVNMISKLQLTKSRLESFNNIPSSFCSKTMLNKIAKSGLRLNHLILAGNRGGVDGIRELLTEQIDGKPRVTKDKKILDSISEHIMSLQN; the protein is encoded by the exons atgtcggGAGAAATTCCGCTTCGACGTAAAAATGGTCAATTTGGTGGTAAAGTATTCAACAATTCTCGTCAAAATCTAACAAAAAGTGTGGTAGTAGTAAATGAAATGTCTTGTCCAAATGAAACATTGCTTCCCTCCCAAGAAAATGATAGTAATAGTACCTTGGCATGGCGTGATGGTCGAAGAGTGGTTGAGTTGGGATTATTAGCTGACCAACTTAAAGCGTGTAAGAACTGTTATTCACCTTTATATCTTCACAACTGCTCAAAAGAACAAAGATATGGCCTAGGAAGTATATTGTATATACCTTGTGGCAGCTGTCCCTACACCAACTTAATAAACACTGGTAAACGACACAGATCAGAAACATCCAAAAAGGGAATGTTGATATGGGATGTGAATACTAAATGCAGTTTGG CCTATTTAGATGCTGGAATGGGTCCACACCAGACAGTGAATTTTCTTGCTGGCATTAACATCCCCCCAATAGCAGTTAAGAATTTAAAGATCAGAGAAAGAGAAATCGGTAAAACTATTGAAAAGTGTGCTGAAATGTCTTGTCAGAAAGCTTTACAAGAAGAAATAGATTTAAGCAG agATGAAGATGATAATTTAAATGGACCTTCAATAACAGTTTCTTTTGATGGTGCTTGGCAGAAACGAGGAAGTGGAAGAAGCTACAGTAGCTTGACAG GTCATGCTACAATGATTGGTGAAAAAACTGGAAAATGTGTGAGTCAAGGAACTAAATCAGCAGATTGCAGAAAGTGTATGTATGTGGATGAAAAGGGAGATGGACAGCACGATTGTAGGAAAAATCACAGCGGAAGTGCAAAGTCGATGGAGCCAAACTTAGCCGTTGAAATGGTGCAGGACCTGCAATGCAAAGGATGCACAGTTTCATGTATAATAATGGATGACGATACCACTACTCTAGCTAGacttaaacaaaacattaattcTGATATTGTTAAAAGGTCAGACAAAAACCACcagagaaaaaatattgttagtGACTTATACCGCTTACATGAAAAACACAAAGGTAAATTGTCAACAAGTACTATAAGCTACTTGACAAAAGATTTAGATTATGCGATAGCCCAAAACCAGAATCATGCAGAACAATTGAGCCAGAATATTTATGCTATCATTCCCCATTCTTTTGGTGATCATTCTCACTGTGACTTATCGTGGTGTAACTACCATAAAGATCCAGAAAATTACAAACACAAAAGTCTTCCGTATGGCAAAGATTTAAACGGAGAGGAAATGTTTGCTGATTTGTCAAAATTGTTTGATTCTTACGCAAAGAACTCACATAAATTAGCTAACTGTGGCAGCTCACAAGGAAACGAATCCTTAAATCAAATAATCGCGTTAAAGGCACCAAAAGCTAAGCATTTTGGGAGTAGCCAATCCCTTCCTTTCCGAGTATGCGTGGGTGTTATTCAGAAAAACGAAGGTCGTTCTTATATACCACAAGTATACGAAGCTCATAATTTGTCACCGGGAAAATTTACAGTAATGCATACGgcaaaaatagacaaaaagcGCAAACATGACAAAGTAAATGCAAGTACCCGGGAGGCAAAGAGAAAAAGACTAgtcaaaaaaggaaaattcaacATAAATCTAAAGGCCAAAGAAATACGAGAAGGCATCACATATGCAACCTCTATATCTGCACCAGGAAATTCGATAGAGAAAGCTGATGATATTTCACCCATTCCTGATCCTGAACCAGAAGTGACAGAAGATCCCGTGTCTTTGAAAGACGAAACATTTGTTTACTTTGACCTTGAAACTACAGGATTCG GTACTGATTGTGATATCATTCAATTAGCTGCAGCATATGCCAACCAAAATTATAATCGGTATATGGTACCTAGTCAGCGTATCTCGCCATCTGCCTCTAAAGTAACCGGGTTTTCAAAAAGTGgtttaattttgtacaaaaacgGGGAAATTATGCAGACAGATGAAGAAACTGAAATTTTTAAGCAGTTTATTTCTTGGCTTccaaaaaaatgcattctgATTGGTcacaattcaaaaatttttgATTCCAGGATTCTGACTAAggctttacaaaataataatgtcATGAAAGATTTTGAATTGAAATGCGTTGGATTTATTGACACCTTATCATTGACGAAAGAACTACTACCAGACAGAAAGACAAGTAAGCAGTCATACAACCAGGAATCACTCGTGAAAGATATTGTTGGAATTAGTTATGATGCACACAATGCCATTGGTGATGTGCAATCCCTGCAACAGCTGATCAACACGTTAAAAGTTTCTCCAAGAATGCTTGAAAAACACAGCTTCTCTGTTCGCTACACAGTAAACATGATCAGTAAGCTGCAGCTAACTAAATCTAGACTGGAGTCATTTAACAACATACCATCTTCTTTTTGTTCAAAGACAATGCTGAACAAAATTGCCAAATCCGGTTTACGATTAAACCATCTCATCCTTGCAGGAAATAGAGGAGGTGTTGATGGTATACGCGAATTGCTTACAGAACAGATCGACGGGAAGCCCCGAGTTACCAAAGACAAGAAGATACTGGACTCGATTTCAGAACATATTATGTCATTgcaaaactag